TCAGTGAGCTTAGAATCTCCTTGTGAGAGTAAGGAACAGAGGAAATATACagagaaaataatgaagaagcaacgaagaagagagaagagagaagagagaagagagagaagaagaggaagtgAAGAAAAATatcttcacattttttttctatattccACATCTCATCATCATCAGtgtatatattacatatacttATACACTCAATCAGCACTCAACTAACAGACAACCAATCAGTTATAACCACTTCAACTAATTAACTACCTAATTAGTTCTTTAACAGATCTTTAGCAAAAAGACCAAAAAGTCCCTAGCTTGCTTCTTAACCTCTaacactccccttcaagctaggTGGGGTAAAAATGTTCAACACCCCTAGCTTGGAAAAAAGATATTCATGTTGAGCCTTAGACAACCCTTTAGTTAGTATGTCTGCTGGTTGTTCTTGAGTTGGAAGATAGTGTACTTGGATTAAGCCTTGTTGCAGCCTCTCTCTAATGAAGTGACAGTCTATTTCTATATGCTTTGTTCTTTCATGATACACTGGATTGGCAGCAATCTAGATTGCAGCTTTTCTATCACTATACACCTGCACTGGCATCTCTACTTCAGCTTCCACTTCTTTCAACAATCCCAACAGCCAGACTAACTCTGATACAGTTGAGGCCATGCTTCGGTATTCAGATTCAGCTGAGCTTCTTGACACTGTGGACTGCTTCTTGGCCTTTCATGATATCAGTGACTCTCCAATCTTTATCATGTATCCAGTGAATGATTTTCTGGTTAGAGGGAAAGCAGCCCAATCTGCATCACAATAAGCACTAACCTGGTTGTCTGAGTGGCTTGAGAGTAGTATGCCCTGTCCAGGTTGTCTCTTTAGATACCTGACTACTCTTAGTGCAGCATCCATGTGAGACTTTTTTGGTTGATTTAAGAATTGACTCAATGTCTGAGTGCTGAAGGATATGTCTGGCCTTGTCATGTTGAGATATAGTAGCTTACCTATAAGCCTTTGATATGCTGATTGATCTGTCAGGGGATCATCTGATTCCTCTTGATTCTTGTTCACATGTTCATCATACTGTTTAGATGTCAACTTGACATTTACATCCATTGGAGTGCTTGCTGGTTTGGCTGCTGTCATTCTCACTTCTGCTATGAGTTCAAGTGTATACTTCCTCTGATGCACAAGTATTCCTTCTATAGATATTGTAAATTTATTTCCAAGGAAGTACTTGAGctcccctaagtctttcattttgaaagCCTTTTGTAGAGCTTTCTTGGTTTCTACTATTAGCTTCAACCTGCTGCCAGTGATCAGCATGTCATCTACATACACAAGTACTATTGCAACTCCTTCTGATGACTTGTTAATGAACAAAGAGTAGTCATATTGGCTCTGTGTAAACTTCAGTCTTAGGAGGGCTTTAGTGAGTTTTTTATTCCACTGTCTTGGGGCTTGCTTGAGTCCATACAAAGACTTTGTCAGTCTGCACACATTCTCCCCTTGACTGACAAAATCTTGAGGAAGCtgcatatatatttcattttgttAAATCTTCATGCAAGAAAGCATTAAAGACATCCATCTGATGGATGTGCTAGTGTTTGGCTGCAGCAATAGACAAAACAGTTCTCACAGTGACCATTTTAACCACTGGAGAAAAAGTTTCTGTGTAATCAATTCCTTCCTACTGGCTATACCCCTTTGTAACTAGCCTGGCTTTGAATTTGTCTATCTCCCCTGTGGATTTATATTTGACTTTATATACCCACCTACACCCAATAGCTTTCTTGCCTGTAGGTAGAGGTGTAACCTCCCAGGTATGATTGCTCTCCAGGGCCTGAATCTCTGCTTGTATGGCCTCAATCCATCTAGGATCTTTGATTGCTTCAGCATAGGTGGAAGGTTCTGTCACAGTGGATGTAGCTGCAATATAACATTGATAAGAGGGGGATAGATGAGAATAAGTGACATAGTTAGAGATAGGATAGGGGACATCTTTAAGTGTATTGAAGGAGACAAAGTCCTTCAGCCAAATAGGGGGATGTTTAGATCTTGTAGACTTTCTAGTAGGTTGTGGAACCACTGCAACAGGAGGCACCTCAGGAACAATCAGATCATCCTGCAGCTGTACTTCAGGGAAGGGTTGAGTGACCTCAGTTTGCTCAACATCTGCAAGTATAGAAGTCTGATCAGCACCTGGTGATATTACAGCCTGGTCAGGACCTGGTGAGATCACAGGATCAAGTGTAGGGATCACTGATCCTTGCAGGGTGTCTATAAAAAGCTGCTGATGAGTAGACCTGTCATATGTGGCAAATGGGAAGATATCTTTCCTAAAGAGAACATTCCTACTCACAAAGAATGATCTGTTagacaaatcaaataatatgTATCCTTTATGCACTTCAGAGTAGCCCATGTGGACAACAAACCTTGATCTGGGCATGAGTTTATCATGTTCAGTAAGATTTTTTGCAAAGATCAAGCAACCAATTATCCTCAAGTGAGACAATCCTGGTTTTGCACCATATAGTCTTTCATAAGGGGATTTGAACCCAATGACACTTCTAGGAAGTAGGGatgggcgttcggtattcggttcggtattttcaaaatttagattcaataattcggtaatcggtaattcaaagtatataccaaataccgaactttcaaacttcggttcggtaattcggtaatcggtaaataaaaatttggttcggtacggtattcggtaatacccaaATTTCTGCATCTTATAAGATCAACACAAATACAAGCACTTTTTTTTACAAGATAAGTAGCCACAAACCAtcttaaaataaaaactaaaactaaaacacctgcagcagctccctACACACActacaacaccaacaacaatacAACATAAGCTGCAACAATACACCAAGCAGCAGCACActacaacacctgcagcagctccctACACACACTACAACACCAAGCAGCAGCACACTATAACACCAAGCAGCAGCAAACTACAACACCTGCAGGCTGCAAGCTGCACTGCAGCAACAATAAGCCAACCAGCAGCAACAATAAGCTGCAACACACTCAAGCAGCTCCCTACACACACTAcaaccagcagcaacaacacctgcagcagctccctACACTAcaaccagcagcaacaacacctgcagcaaccagcagcaacaacaaacTACACACACTAcaaccagcagcaacaacaaacTACAACACCTGTAGGCTGCAGGCTGCACTGCAACAACAATAAGCCAACCAGCAGCAACAATAAGCTGCAACACTATAATCAGCAGCAACAATAAGCTGCAACAATAAGCTGCAACACTACACACAACAGTCAATAGCACCTGCAACAGCATACAatatgcaacaacaacaacaaaatgattcagctgcaacacacaacaacaacaaacaacataagCTGCAACACTACCTGCAGCAGCAGCACACTACACACAACAACACCACCACCTGAAGCAGCTCCAAAATCAGAAGTCAGAGGAAATAGAGTCCAAAATTTGCTTTTACTGTTTTTCAGCTTGAACAATGCAAGTCAATATCATCCAtagctaaaaagaatttaaaatgtgtcaataattaaacaaagtaaaaaaatataaaaataaaataccgaaactgaaaaacataccaagttcaagtttcataaggtcattaaaatcttcttcaacatttaTGGGATAAGGCTCATTTCGACGCCAATCTTGAAGACAAATAACAGCTTGCACCAATTTCGGAGTCAAAGAACtcctaaatgaatcaagaatacGGCCTCCGGTGCTAAAGGCACATTTCGATGCCACACTAGAAATTGGAATTGCCAACACATCACGAGCCATCTCGGAAAGAATTTTATATCTAGGAGAATGAACTTTCCACCACGACAAGATATCAAAATTATCGTCATCATCAGTCGGCTCTAGTTCTTCACTAAGATACCTTTCCAACTCCGACTTACTACCCAAACCTGTACCATCTAGTTTGTTCCTCTTCATTTGGATCCTATTTCttacttttgttgattttgtgctagTGTTAGAGATAGATGAATCCGATGTCTGACCCGATAAATCAGTGAGAGTAGATGGGCGTCGAGATACATTAGAGAATTTTGCTACATACTCTTCAAACATAGATTTCATGTAAGTCaccatttcatcttttatttcactCCCCTTTTCATCTCCAAACATATCCTCAAGTGCGTCGCCAACATACTCAAGTTTGTTACGAGGATCTAAGATAGAGGCAATAAAAagcactttattcattttttcaggagcaccccaatacttgacaaacttttgtttcattttttctcCCATTTTTGCCAAAGAAGGATCATTGTCTTCCATACACTCTCTTAAATGATTGTGAAGCTCAACTATATCTTCAAAGTGACCAGCAGAAGTGACGTAGAGTGAACCTGAAACCTTTTCAGTTAgatcataaaatcttttaagaaatattaccataTTTCTCACCTTTTGCCAATcatcactttcaagtacacctgcAACACTTCCATCTTCACAAACATGATTAGCAAGATAAGTTGACAATCCACCATCTTCGAGATCAAAGTAATCAAATGCACTCTCAAAATGTTGTGCGGCATCCAACATCAAGTAGGTCGAATTCCACCGGGTTGAAACATCTAAACATAATGACTTCTTACtgtctatattttttagttcaCAATATTCCTCAAATTTTCTAATCCTTGCGGGAGATTGTCTAACATATTTCACCATTTGCCTAACACGTTTGATCGATGGACCAACTTCTTTCATGCCATCTTGCACAATAAGATTCAAAATGTGAGCCATACATCTCACGTGAAGATGGTTACCACATTTCATGGTAGATCCCCAATTAACCATTTGTTTGTGTAACTCTTTCACCATGACATCATTAGAAGAAGCATTATCTACAGTTATAGTGattattttctccaatttcCAATCAAGCAAACACTTACTAATACAACGGGCCATTTCGTCACCCTTATGACTAGTAACAACCTGAAAGTTTAAAATTCGTTTATGCAAAAGCCAATCACTATCAATAAAGTGTACTGTCAAAcacatataatttattctttgAATAGATGTCCATGTTTCTGTGGTTAGACAAACTCTCGGTGATGTTTCTTTCaaatacttcataaacttttatCTCTCTTCACCAAAAACTTGATAACAATCCCTAGTCACTGTTCTACGGGAGGGAACTCGAAATAAAGGTTgggtttttttcataaaattcttaaaaccttccttttcaaCAAAACGAAAAGGAAGTTCATCAAGAATTAACATCTCAACTAAAGCCCTCCGAGATGCCTCTTGATCAAAAGTCCAAATTGCCCCATCACACATTTCACCTTCTAAGGGaaagtttaaatttgattgTTTGTACTTGGAATTGAAATTGTTaaccttatttggatttttaggacaagTTTTCAAATGTTTATTCAGTCCACTTGTTCTATTTTTAGTTGAATCAGCTAAAAGAACTTTACCACAATACTTGCACTTAGATTTATTAATTCCATCTTCTATGAGCTTCTCATAATGCGGCCAAGCAGCAGATCTTGATTCTATAGCTTTTCTCTTCACCGTCAATGCATGTTGTTGAACTTCCATTGTTGAATCAAGAGACTCGGTAAGATCCAAAGGTGCGCTTCCAATGACATTGGTCGTTCGACTTGTTTCATCTTCCATCTAAACATTGAAGAGAATACGAATGTTATAAGACATAAATTAACAATCATTTTCATTTGAAAGAAAGGAAGCAAGAAACAAAGCAACAAAGAAGGAGACTTTGAGCTGATACAGTGAGTTACTAAGAGCTGATACAGTGAGTTGGTTACTACTTTTTCCAATTCATTTCAAATCACAAACTTCACTTATAGTATATAGAAAATGAAACCTGCTCAATCTTAAGACATAAATTAACAATCattcaaaacacacaaaaaatatgcagaatcacaaaaataaaataaaaaattcgcATTCCCATATACAAAAATTAAGAGTAGTTATTAGAAGGAGGGATGGGATGACTTACAGTTAGGAGGCAAGTGTTATGTCTTGTGTGAGTCTTGGTTCAGAAAATGTCAATACAACAAATATGTGAGTCTTGGTTCAGAAAATGTCAATACAACAAATATGTGAGTCTTGGTTCAGAACACACAAGTCAGTGTGGTATTTTGCTGAGTGAGAAGCAATTCGTATATGGGTTCAGATTTCAGAACACACAAGTCAGAAATCGTGGTGTATAGATATATTTGTCCACTTTTTTCAACTAAACTCAAAAAAGGACAAAAACTTCGTAATCTATTTGAAATGGAATTTAGGGTACGCGTATTATTTTGGGGGAAAATAGAGACAGAATGTGAAGGAAGactggaagaggaagaggaagagaagaagcAAAGAGAACTTACCTTCAAGTGAAGCGGTGAAGGTGAAAGCGGCGTGAAGCGGTGAAGCTAATGGCGGTGTGAAGCGGTGAAGGTGAAGGCGGCGTGAAGCGGTGAAGCTGATGGCGGCGTGACAGCGCGGTGAAGTTGAAGAGCTGAAGGCGACGTGAAGGCACGGTGAAGCTGAAGGGCTGAAGGCGGCGTGAAGGGCAGAAGCAGAACTTCAATAGTAGTGAAGTATTGAGATGAATACTGAATACTGAATAGGTTAAGTGTTGTTACTTGTTAGTGTGTAATGTGTTAGTCTGTTAGGGACTTCACTTAGGGTATGTTGAAGACAATTGGGCTGGATTAAATTATAGGAATGGGCCTATAGCCCTtatgtttaaaaattaaaaggaatTTTTAGGAGCCCAACAGAAAtaattcggtattcggtaaatcCCGAATATCGAACGGGATAATTAATAAATACCGAAACCGAAATCGAAATACCGAAATTTAATATTCCGGTACCGAATACCGGACCCaagtaccgaataccgaataccgaaataccgaaatagcaggttcggttcggtaattcggttttcagtattttatgcccacccctaCTAGGAAGTCTGTTAATAAGATAAGTTGCAGCAAGTACACAGTGACCCCAGAACTTAATAAGAATTTTACCTTGAAATCTTAGTGCTCTTGTTACTTCAAGTAAATGTCTATGTTTCCTTTCAACAACACCATTTAAGGATTTTTGATGTATGACACCTAGTTCTTTAAACAGATGATCACAAACTGAGTTAACAAACTCTGTACCATTATCAGTCCTTATAGCTTTGACAGTCTTCCCAAACTGATTCTGAACATACTTCAGAAATATTGGAAGTGATATACAAATATCTGATTTCTATTTAAGCAAGAATAACCAAGTCATCCTTAAAAAATCATCAATTACTGTAAGAAAATATTTGTTGCCATCAAAGGTAGCTATTTTGTAAGGACCCCAAAGGTCAACATGTAACAATTCAAAACAGTCACTACTTTTGTTACTactaaaaggaaaaatagaccTGGTTTGCTTAACTATTGGACAAACTAGACACTGAGAAACTTGACACATAGTGTGTTTAGTCATAGTAAACATTTTAGCAAGCACTGTTGAAGAGACATGTCCAAGCCTTTGATGCCATAACTTCACTTCTGTAGTTGAATCCTTGTCTGTGGGATGAGTTGAATCAACAACAAGAGCAGACTCTTTACTGGTGCTTTGAGATAATTGTCTCCACAGCAGATACAAATCCCCTTCTTTTTTACCAACCTCCTTCACCTTCCCAGTGTAAAGCTCCTGGAAAACACAAAAGTCAGGAAAAAAGGACACTGAGCATCCTAATTCCTTTGTTAGTTTGCTGACTGACATCAGATTATATTTGAACTCTGGAATGTGGAACACATTAGTAATAAGACTTCTAGTTGATAGACTACATGAACCAATGTGTGTTATTTGTGTGGTACTACCATTTGGTAAGGACACCTCCTTAGGAATATCTAGCTTTAACATAGACTCCTTTTTCAGCATATCCAAATTTGATACCATGTGGTTTGTTGCACCTGTATCTACAATCCAGACATTACTATTTTCAGTGACAAATAGTGTTTTACCTGCAGCGTTTGCCTTATTGTCATCAGATGCAGTAACTCTTGCTTGTGACTGTTGATTCAGCATTTTCAGAATCTGATCATACTGTTCTTTTGTGAATATGCAGCCTTGAAGTAATTATTTGACATCCTTTTTAGCTTGACTAGTAGTGATGGCAGGTGTGCTGGCCTCAACTGATTTGTCATGTACATTGGTGTTCAAACCATAAGAGAAATGAGCATGAGCAGGATGCTGACTGGAATTTGAGACACTTTGTATCTTTCTCTTTGACTTAAAG
This Solanum dulcamara chromosome 1, daSolDulc1.2, whole genome shotgun sequence DNA region includes the following protein-coding sequences:
- the LOC129894377 gene encoding zinc finger BED domain-containing protein RICESLEEPER 2-like codes for the protein MEDETSRTTNVIGSAPLDLTESLDSTMEVQQHALTVKRKAIESRSAAWPHYEKLIEDGINKSKCKYCGKVLLADSTKNRTSGLNKHLKTCPKNPNKVNNFNSKYKQSNLNFPLEGEMCDGAIWTFDQEASRRALVEMLILDELPFRFVEKEGFKNFMKKTQPLFRVPSRRTVVTSHKGDEMARCISKCLLDWKLEKIITITVDNASSNDVMVKELHKQMVNWGSTMKCGNHLHVRCMAHILNLIVQDGMKEVGPSIKRVRQMVKYVRQSPARIRKFEEYCELKNIDSKKSLCLDVSTRWNSTYLMLDAAQHFESAFDYFDLEDGGLSTYLANHVCEDGSVAGVLESDDWQKVRNMVIFLKRFYDLTEKVSGSLYVTSAGHFEDIVELHNHLREYPRNKLEYVGDALEDMFGDEKGSEIKDEMVTYMKSMFEEYVAKFSNVSRRPSTLTDLSGQTSDSSISNTSTKSTKVRNRIQMKRNKLDGTGLGSKSELESSFS
- the LOC129894386 gene encoding uncharacterized protein LOC129894386, which gives rise to MYGEELWSQWKRVNAIVLSWLMNSVSKNLLSRLAFASSAMDVWTDLQERFDRVNGSRTYSLHKEIATLQQGTTSVSAYYTKLKALWDEFEVLVPAPCYNCEKSRGFIVHMNRQRLYQFLMWLNDSYHQARSQILMIDPLPTVNQAYAMVVGDESQKSVITGINTLGQNASILESAAMYSKGVISSGASVEATLRNTVIKLLDIHQTLSQRERYKVSQIPVSILLMLISLMSQARVTASDDNKANAAGKTLFVTENSNVWIVDTGATNHMVSNLDMLKKESMLKLDIPKEELYTGKVKEVGKKEGDLYLLWRQLSQSTSKESALVVDSTHPTDKDSTTEVKLWHQRLGHVSSTKSDICISLPIFLKYVQNQFGKTVKAIRTDNGTEFVNSVCDHLFKELGVIHQKSLNGVVERKHRHLLEVTRALRFQVLLLPFTPPSALQLHRAFTSPSALQLHRAVTPPSASPLHAAFTFTASHRH